A DNA window from Cobetia marina contains the following coding sequences:
- the mobA gene encoding molybdenum cofactor guanylyltransferase MobA yields the protein MSRPHSDANSGPSRDGQTNPGVTPLPASGEQLAASLTPANITGVILAGGQARRMGGVDKGLVMLNEVPLIAHVLARLTPQVGELLINANRSHQEYAAYGHPLVEDREAGYYGPLMGMASALAAAHTEWVMVVACDVPHLPNDLVDTLSVALIDHANGDRLAGYRVQGDDASAEPALLAVAADDERYHPVICLLHRGLLPSLEAALAAGERKIDRWFAQHVWLTVQAGKAEDFANLNTLDECRAMESGPR from the coding sequence ATGTCCAGACCCCACTCTGATGCCAACTCCGGCCCCTCTCGTGATGGCCAAACCAATCCCGGCGTGACACCTCTGCCGGCCAGTGGTGAACAGCTGGCGGCCTCGCTGACGCCGGCCAACATCACCGGTGTTATCCTGGCGGGCGGCCAGGCCCGGCGCATGGGCGGTGTCGACAAGGGACTGGTCATGCTCAATGAGGTGCCCTTGATCGCGCATGTGCTGGCACGCCTCACGCCCCAGGTCGGTGAGCTGCTGATCAATGCCAATCGCTCGCATCAGGAATATGCCGCCTATGGTCATCCGCTGGTGGAAGACCGTGAGGCGGGCTATTACGGCCCTCTGATGGGCATGGCCAGTGCGCTGGCCGCCGCGCATACCGAGTGGGTGATGGTGGTGGCCTGCGACGTGCCGCACCTGCCCAATGACCTCGTGGATACCCTGAGCGTGGCGCTGATAGATCACGCCAACGGTGACAGGCTTGCCGGCTACCGTGTGCAGGGAGATGACGCCTCGGCTGAGCCGGCGCTGCTGGCGGTGGCCGCCGATGACGAGCGCTATCACCCCGTCATCTGCCTCCTGCACCGTGGCCTTTTGCCATCACTGGAAGCCGCTCTGGCGGCAGGTGAGCGCAAGATCGACCGCTGGTTCGCGCAACATGTCTGGCTGACGGTGCAAGCGGGCAAGGCCGAAGACTTCGCCAATCTCAATACGCTGGATGAGTGCAGAGCGATGGAATCCGGCCCCCGCTGA
- a CDS encoding ABC transporter permease: MGLLLSMDAALWEIIGVSFRVSLMAMLVAVPPALLIAFVLVRCAFPGRWLLISLVNTLMAVPTVVVGLLLFILLSRAGPLGDWHLLFTQPAMILGQILLALPILVVMLHAALAGVDRRAWETALQLGASRPAALWRLVMEARFGVMAALVAAFGRIIAEVGCAMMVGGNIAGFTRNITTAIALETLKGEYAQGVALGMVLLVLALVLNLLLGLLRGRGQLAVQV, encoded by the coding sequence ATGGGCCTCCTGCTGAGCATGGACGCCGCACTCTGGGAAATCATCGGCGTCTCTTTCCGGGTCTCGCTGATGGCCATGCTGGTGGCTGTACCGCCGGCTCTGCTGATCGCCTTCGTGCTGGTGCGTTGCGCCTTCCCGGGGCGCTGGCTGTTGATCTCGCTGGTGAATACCCTGATGGCCGTGCCCACCGTGGTGGTGGGGCTGCTGCTGTTCATTCTGCTGTCACGGGCAGGCCCTCTGGGGGATTGGCATCTGCTGTTCACCCAGCCAGCGATGATTCTGGGCCAGATTCTGCTGGCGCTGCCGATATTGGTGGTGATGCTGCATGCAGCACTGGCTGGCGTGGACAGGCGTGCCTGGGAAACCGCATTGCAACTGGGGGCATCCCGGCCTGCGGCGTTGTGGCGGTTGGTGATGGAGGCGCGCTTCGGGGTGATGGCCGCGTTGGTGGCGGCGTTTGGTAGAATCATCGCGGAAGTGGGTTGCGCTATGATGGTGGGTGGTAACATTGCCGGCTTTACCCGCAACATCACGACCGCGATCGCCCTGGAGACCCTCAAGGGAGAATACGCTCAGGGGGTCGCCCTGGGCATGGTGCTGCTGGTATTGGCCCTGGTGCTCAATCTGCTGCTGGGGCTGCTGCGTGGCCGTGGTCAGCTGGCCGTACAGGTCTGA
- a CDS encoding ABC transporter ATP-binding protein, with amino-acid sequence MPEPRAVAEESLLWVRDLQYRLPDAPTSPGRLLWQVPSLQWTPDPRRGWVHLSGDNGSGKTTLLRVLAGMQPASGGELRWQKGAAGQIRYLHQQPYLFDTSVAGNLVLAARWQPQRRSAGEQRDQVEAMLEWSGLSEHARQPARSLSGGERARLALARAWLSRPPVLLLDEPAANLDQAAVEQLAIRLEQMSQAGCAVILSSHQDNALSHGCTARWTLAEASLHTERMPG; translated from the coding sequence GTGCCAGAGCCCCGAGCCGTCGCCGAGGAAAGCCTGCTGTGGGTGCGTGACCTGCAGTATCGTCTGCCTGACGCTCCCACGAGCCCTGGCCGCTTGCTGTGGCAGGTACCCTCTCTGCAGTGGACGCCAGACCCGAGGCGCGGCTGGGTGCACCTGAGCGGAGACAATGGCAGTGGCAAGACCACCTTGCTCAGGGTGCTGGCCGGCATGCAGCCTGCCAGTGGTGGAGAGCTTCGCTGGCAGAAGGGGGCCGCCGGCCAGATACGCTATCTGCACCAGCAGCCCTATCTCTTTGATACCAGCGTGGCCGGCAACCTGGTGCTGGCGGCGCGCTGGCAGCCGCAACGGCGCTCTGCCGGCGAGCAGCGCGATCAGGTCGAGGCCATGCTGGAGTGGAGCGGTCTGAGCGAGCATGCCCGTCAGCCGGCACGCTCGCTGTCCGGTGGCGAGCGTGCACGTCTGGCACTGGCGCGCGCTTGGCTGTCGCGTCCTCCCGTCCTGCTGCTGGATGAGCCAGCGGCCAATCTCGACCAGGCCGCCGTGGAGCAGCTGGCCATCCGTCTCGAGCAGATGTCCCAGGCGGGTTGCGCGGTGATTCTGTCCTCGCATCAGGACAACGCGCTGAGTCATGGCTGTACGGCACGCTGGACGTTGGCGGAAGCTAGCCTGCACACTGAGCGCATGCCTGGTTGA
- a CDS encoding substrate-binding domain-containing protein — MPHRHILSARHLLGAIAGLSLGALSLQPAQAADDIIRLATTTSTYNSGLLDNLLPAYEQANDVTIQVIAVGTGKALRMGQDGDVDLVMTHAPGAERKFVDAGYGIEPHGVMYNDFVLLGPKADPANVEGMSDVDAALARIAESNAGFVSRGDDSGTHKKELSLWASADVVPDFSAYKAVGQGMGKVLSMASELQDYTLSDRGTWLAMQDKLDLSVLVEGDARLFNPYQVILVNPANHEGLNTEGARALAQWLISREGQQAIDDFRLKGQALFHASHGETGFDAQKTADGSGAGQAAGGETATQQAAPRS, encoded by the coding sequence ATGCCGCATCGTCACATCCTCTCCGCCCGCCATCTGCTGGGTGCCATCGCCGGTCTGTCTCTCGGCGCGCTGAGCCTGCAGCCCGCTCAGGCCGCGGATGACATCATCCGCCTCGCGACCACCACCAGTACCTACAATTCCGGCCTGCTGGACAATCTGTTGCCGGCATACGAACAGGCCAACGATGTCACTATCCAGGTGATCGCCGTGGGGACCGGCAAGGCATTGCGCATGGGGCAGGATGGCGATGTGGATCTGGTGATGACGCATGCGCCGGGCGCGGAGCGCAAGTTCGTCGATGCCGGGTATGGCATCGAGCCACATGGCGTGATGTACAACGACTTCGTGCTGCTGGGGCCCAAGGCGGATCCGGCCAATGTCGAGGGCATGTCCGACGTGGACGCGGCCCTGGCCAGAATTGCCGAGAGCAATGCCGGCTTCGTGTCACGCGGTGATGACTCCGGGACTCACAAGAAGGAGCTGTCGCTGTGGGCGAGCGCCGATGTCGTCCCCGATTTCTCGGCATACAAGGCCGTGGGGCAGGGGATGGGCAAGGTGCTGAGCATGGCCAGCGAGCTGCAGGATTACACCCTGAGTGACCGCGGCACCTGGCTTGCCATGCAGGACAAGCTCGACCTTTCCGTGCTGGTGGAGGGAGATGCGCGCCTGTTCAATCCCTACCAGGTGATTCTGGTCAACCCGGCCAATCATGAAGGTCTGAACACCGAAGGCGCCCGTGCGCTGGCTCAGTGGCTGATTTCCCGTGAGGGTCAGCAGGCGATCGATGACTTCCGTCTCAAGGGGCAGGCGCTGTTCCATGCCAGCCACGGTGAAACCGGTTTCGATGCCCAGAAGACTGCGGATGGCAGTGGTGCAGGTCAGGCAGCCGGCGGTGAGACTGCCACCCAGCAGGCGGCGCCGCGTTCGTGA
- a CDS encoding sigma-54-dependent transcriptional regulator codes for MTVHATSPAREARRATHDQALPTASVLIVDDEPGMRRYLEKALASRFAMIEAVESVEQAESLRSRLHFDLILLDIRLPGRDGLEWEEALSPSSVSDVIFMTAYADLDTAVRALRAGASDFIIKPFRLEQLHAAIDRCLERRQLARENFLLRRDNARHQGEEASLQGETPGMQELAQIIARVAPAPSPVLILGESGTGKELAARDLHRLSGRRGAFVPVNCGAISPELLESELFGHLKGAFTGAHRGRDGLFSFADGGTLFLDEIGEMPLTMQSRLLRVLETRRVRPVGGEQEQAVDVRIVAATHRTLETEVAAGRFREDLYYRLNVLSLRLPALRDRPADIPALALHFSRQLSRELGLPEVPWDHTDLARLCRYAWPGNVRELKNVIERALLLGRLPGDALPASGTSLTSGHAAMPGASDAPGDAAAPHAGGEADSEASHGYPLEWSLDRVEQAHLRAVLEHHANNKSAAARQLGISRKTLDRKLTHWRAEAESPMPDRDSSHRSADDPA; via the coding sequence ATGACCGTCCACGCCACCTCTCCCGCACGGGAGGCGCGTCGCGCCACGCACGACCAGGCTTTGCCGACCGCATCGGTCCTGATCGTCGATGACGAGCCGGGCATGCGGCGTTACCTGGAAAAGGCGCTGGCATCCCGCTTCGCGATGATCGAAGCCGTCGAAAGCGTCGAGCAGGCCGAATCGCTGCGCTCGCGCCTGCATTTTGATCTCATCCTGCTCGACATCCGCCTGCCGGGACGTGATGGCCTTGAGTGGGAGGAGGCCCTGTCACCGTCATCGGTCAGCGACGTCATCTTCATGACGGCCTATGCCGATCTCGATACCGCCGTACGTGCCCTGCGCGCAGGTGCCAGTGATTTCATCATCAAGCCGTTCCGCCTCGAACAGCTGCACGCCGCGATAGACCGCTGCCTCGAACGCCGCCAACTGGCACGCGAGAACTTCCTGCTGCGTCGCGACAATGCACGCCACCAGGGTGAGGAGGCCAGCCTGCAGGGCGAGACCCCCGGCATGCAGGAACTCGCGCAGATCATCGCGCGCGTCGCGCCGGCCCCCTCTCCCGTGCTGATACTCGGGGAATCCGGCACCGGCAAGGAACTGGCGGCACGCGACCTGCACCGTCTCTCCGGACGGCGCGGTGCCTTCGTACCGGTCAACTGTGGCGCCATCAGTCCGGAACTTCTCGAGAGCGAGCTTTTCGGTCACCTCAAGGGGGCCTTCACCGGCGCCCACCGCGGACGTGATGGGCTGTTCAGCTTCGCCGATGGCGGCACCCTGTTTCTGGATGAAATCGGCGAGATGCCGCTGACCATGCAGTCCAGGCTGTTGCGGGTACTGGAAACCCGACGCGTGCGCCCAGTGGGCGGTGAGCAAGAGCAGGCCGTCGATGTGCGCATCGTGGCCGCCACCCATCGCACGCTCGAGACGGAGGTCGCGGCGGGTCGCTTTCGAGAAGACCTCTACTACCGCTTGAACGTGCTCAGCTTGCGGCTGCCGGCACTGCGGGATCGCCCCGCGGACATTCCTGCCCTGGCCCTGCATTTCTCTCGACAGCTGTCGCGCGAACTGGGACTGCCCGAGGTCCCCTGGGATCACACCGACCTTGCACGCCTGTGTCGCTATGCCTGGCCCGGCAACGTGCGTGAATTGAAGAATGTCATCGAGCGCGCGCTGCTGCTGGGCCGCCTGCCCGGCGATGCCCTCCCGGCCTCCGGCACCTCTCTCACGTCTGGCCATGCCGCGATGCCCGGCGCCTCGGATGCACCAGGCGACGCTGCCGCCCCCCATGCGGGGGGGGAGGCCGACAGCGAGGCTTCACACGGCTATCCGCTGGAGTGGTCGCTGGATCGTGTGGAGCAAGCGCACCTGCGTGCAGTACTGGAGCATCACGCCAACAACAAGTCCGCTGCCGCGCGTCAGCTGGGCATCTCGCGCAAGACGCTGGATCGCAAGCTGACCCACTGGCGCGCCGAGGCCGAGAGCCCCATGCCTGACCGCGACTCGTCTCACCGCTCGGCTGATGACCCTGCATGA